Within the Bacillota bacterium genome, the region CGGGTTCCCGCTGACGATATACGTCCTGACTTCGGTCCTGGGGGTCCGTCTGCCGGTGTCAAATCCTTTTGCCCACCAGAGCGGGCACCTGTGGGCCTCCGCTGTTTTCGGCCCGCAGTTCACGGCCGTTTTCTGCACGCTGGGAAGCATTCTCATGCTTGCTGGCCTGG harbors:
- a CDS encoding isoprenylcysteine carboxylmethyltransferase family protein — translated: MGTESSSYDYGFWAAVLVNTAFVLGFAAAFLAPVRKREWRSLGVVSAFVVALFTEMYGFPLTIYVLTSVLGVRLPVSNPFAHQSGHLWASAVFGPQFTAVFCTLGSILMLAGL